A genomic region of Hippoglossus hippoglossus isolate fHipHip1 chromosome 8, fHipHip1.pri, whole genome shotgun sequence contains the following coding sequences:
- the paqr4a gene encoding progestin and adipoQ receptor family member 4a, whose protein sequence is MVSHKVFVAIILLNVYIGIQSVFYLFGGVILTVLFAMAFLNGPRLLDWASSPPHLQFNRYVLTGYRPISSVPDCIRSLFYLHNELGNIYTHGIPLVCFLVLLPLNIPWSQISVTWLGVVHFLACLSPQLGSVLYHLFMNHEGGEPVYHTLLKLDVCGICMINTLGALPIVYSTLLCYPFIRTVTLLVYILLSSHAIYCAVTARSSVCRLRSFAWQALFRFSFFLLRWVGVGGGSPTSLRHFLMMDALAVLGGVINITRIPERFRPGLFDYWCNSHQIMHVLVVGSILYLHWGVLDDLLWINSYNCPSD, encoded by the exons ATGGTATCCCATAAGGTTTTCGTCGCAATAATCTTACTCAACGTGTACATAGGTATACAGTCCGTTTTCTACTTGTTCGGCGGCGTCATTTTAACCGTCCTGTTTGCTATGGCTTTTTTGAACGGACCCAGGCTGCTGGACTGGGCGAGTTCACCTCCACATCTTCAGTTCAACAGATACGTCCTGACGGGATACCGGCCTATCTCCTCCGTGCCGGACTGCATCAGGAGCCTGTTCTACCTGCACAATGAGCTGGGAAACATCTACACTCACG gcATTCCTTTGGTTTGCTTTctggtgctgctgcctctcAACATCCCCTGGTCTCAGATCAGCGTCACGTGGTTGGGTGTGGTGCACTTCCTGGCCTGCCTGTCACCCCAGCTGGGTTCTGTGCTCTACCACCTCTTCATGAACCATGAGGGAGGGGAGCCCGTCTACCACACCCTCCTCAAACTCGACGTGTGTGGAATCTGCATGATCAACACGCTCG GGGCTCTGCCCATTGTCTACAGTACACTGCTGTGCTACCCGTTCATCCGCACCGTTACCCTGTTAGTCTACATCCTGCTGTCCAGCCACGCCATCTACTGCGCCGTGACGGCTCGGAGCAGCGTTTGCCGGCTGCGCTCCTTTGCCTGGCAGGCACTTTTTCGCTTCTCCTTTTTCCTGCTCCGCTGGGTGGGCGTGGGTGGCGGCAGCCCCACATCGTTACGCCACTTCCTCATGATGGATGCCCTGGCTGTACTGGGCGGGGTCATCAACATCACCCGCATCCCAGAGCGCTTCCGCCCGGGCCTCTTTGACTACTGGTGCAACAGCCACCAGATCATGCATGTTCTGGTGGTGGGCTCCATCCTTTACCTGCACTGGGGCGTGCTGGATGACCTGCTGTGGATCAACAGCTACAACTGTCCCTCAGACTGA
- the cldni gene encoding claudin i — translation MGSAGVHIVCVGLGVLGLIGIIVCCTLPQWKVTSFTGSNIVTAQRSQEGLWMTCVVQSTGQQQCKNFESMLVLPSDLQAARAMTIIACMISSLSILILFCGADFTTCIQNEEAKPKISLVAGVGLLLAGLLVIIPVSWSANVTVRKFNNPLSTGSPNMELGACVFVGWAAGILLLLAGGLLCCFSRPKSGGSGGTAKYYSNSATAPNKNYV, via the exons TCGTGTGCTGCACTCTCCCTCAGTGGAAGGTCACCTCTTTCACAGGATCCAACATTGTGACGGCACAG aggtCTCAGGAGGGCCTGTGGATGACCTGTGTGGTGCAGAGCACGGGCCAGCAGCAGTGCAAGAACTTTGAATCCATGCTGGTGTTGCCCTCCGACCTGCAAGCCGCCCGTGCCATGACCATCATCGCCTGCATGATCAGCTCCCTCAGCATCCTCATCCTGTTCTGTGGCGCTGACTTCACCACCTGCATCCAGAACGAAGAGGCCAAACCCAAGATCAGCCTGGTGGCTGGGGTGGGCCTGCTGCTGGCCGGTCTCCTGGTGATCATCCCCGTCAGCTGGTCCGCAAACGTCACTGTGCGAAAATTCAACAATCCCCTTTCGACCGGCAGTCCAAATATGGAGCTGGGAGCGTGCGTCTTTGTGGGTTGGGCGGCCGGCATTCTGCTCCTCCTGGCTGGAGGTCTCCTGTGCTGCTTCAGCAGGCCCAAATCAGGTGGTTCAGGGGGAACTGCCAAGTACTACAGCAACAGCGCCACAGCCCCTAACAAAAACTACGTGTAG
- the coro1a gene encoding coronin-1A, with translation MSRKVVRSSKFRHVFGQALKADQCYDDIRISQMTWDSGFCSVNPKFVAMIVDASGGGAFMVLPLSKTGRIEMSQPTVCGHTGPVLDIEFCPHNDNIIASSSEDCSVMIWEIPDGGLTAPLTDPVVKLDGHSKRVGILSWHPTAHNVLMSAGCDNVVILWNVARGEAVVRIDSIHPDLIYSASWNRDGSMILTTCKDKTMRVLDPHKGTVLFEKEKAHDGSRPIRAVFVSNGKILTTGFSRVSERQVALWDPKNFGEALTLQELDTSSGVLMPYFDPDTGIVYLCGKGDSSIRYFEVTDEAPYVHYLSMYSSKESQKGMGYMAKRGLEVNKCEIARFYKLHDRKCEPIVMTVPRKSDLFQEDLYPDTIGPEPSVEADEWFQGKNAQPILISLKDGFVATTKAKEFKVHKTLLKTTVASAGGPPENSGEVQSLRKEVKDLSAAIEELTKRVRELESKQ, from the exons ATGTCCAGGAAGGTTGTGAGGAGCAGTAAGTTCCGCCACGTCTTTGGCCAGGCTCTAAAAGCTGACCAATGCTACGATGACATCCGAATCTCCCAGATGACCTGGGACAGCGGCTTCTGCTCCGTTAACCCCAAGTTCGTTGCCATGATCGTGGACGCGAGCGGCGGAGGAGCCTTCATGGTGCTGCCCCTGAGCAAG ACGGGGCGTATCGAGATGAGTCAGCCCACTGTGTGCGGCCACACAGGTCCCGTCCTGGACATCGAGTTTTGTCCACACAATGACAACATCATCGCCAGCAGTTCTGAGGACTGTAGCGTCATG ATCTGGGAGATCCCGGATGGCGGGCTGACAGCCCCTCTCACAGATCCCGTGGTGAAGTTGGACGGCCACTCCAAACGTGTTGGCATCCTGAGCTGGCACCCCACTGCCCACAATGTGCTGATGAGTGCAG GCTGTGATAACGTGGTGATCCTCTGGAATGTGGCTCGTGGGGAGGCGGTGGTGAGGATCGACAGCATCCACCCCGACCTCATCTACAGCGCCAGCTGGAACAGGGACGGCTCCATGATCCTCACCACCTGCAAGGACAAGACCATGCGGGTGCTGGACCCACACAAGGGCACCGTCCTCTTT gagaaggagaaggctCATGATGGCTCCAGGCCGATCAGGGCGGTGTTCGTGTCCAACGGCAAGATCCTCACTACGGGCTTCAGTCGTGTGAGTGAGAGGCAGGTGGCGCTGTGGGATCCG AAGAACTTCGGTGAGGCGCTGACCCTGCAGGAGCTGGACACCAGCAGCGGTGTCCTTATGCCTTATTTTGACCCGGACACTGGCATCGTCTACCTCTGTGGCAAG GGGGACAGCAGCATCCGATACTTTGAGGTGACGGACGAAGCTCCTTATGTTCACTACCTCTCCATGTACAGCAGCAAGGAGAGCCAGAAGGGGATGGGATACATGGCCAAGAGAGGCCTGGAGGTCAACAAATGTGAAATTGCCAG GTTCTACAAACTCCATGACAGGAAATGTGAGCCCATAGTCATGACAGTACCACGCAAG TCTGACCTGTTCCAGGAGGATCTGTACCCGGACACCATCGGCCCTGAGCCCTCGGTCGAAGCTGACGAGTGGTTTCAAGGCAAGAATGCCCAGCCTATTCTGATATCCCTAAAGGATGGGTTCGTAGCAACCACCAAGGCCAAGGAGTTCAAAGTTCACAAGACTCTCCTGAAGACCACGGTTGCTTCTGCTGGGGGTCCACCAGAAAACAGCGGG gAGGTCCAGTCCTtgaggaaggaggtgaaggaccTCAGTGCAGCGATAGAGGAGCTGACCAAGCGTGTGAGGGAGCTGGAGAGCAAGCAATAA
- the LOC117766836 gene encoding perforin-1-like has product MFLLNIVICASFVLSLPQCTHQSCTVGKPRECEKAEFMPGTNLAGEGFDITKLQRKGAFVIDMNPWKRKDKTCRLCSNPYLENKRQKLPLSVVDWRATHTCSSKVASKLHDSSESLVRSSSASIENNWQTNLDVDLGKISGSLMLAGAHSKLAEYSMEKTKHDKFSFTSQGISCDYYSYRVSGTPKLHKEFKIAVKQLPKAYSPESKQRFYSLIDNFGTHYITKVKLGGSVQSVTSIRQCQVSLQGLSTEEVQTCLDVEASATIYVVKTKAQSKFCKKDANKMDSKSSFSSHFSDRFTEIKGGHTTEPDLLYSADKDPSAYKEWLTTLPQNPDIVSYSLKSLHELLPINTPLQKNLRSAISHYILEKGLLRNCSERCQAGIKSDSRDPCVCQCHNDPAVNRDCCPVRKGMAQVIITVQRATGLWGDHSTATDGYVKVSFDGKLVQQSLVINNNNNPHWAMVVPLGSQDLSSLPKVRFEVWDQDNKWDDDLLGACEEVLSAGVKEDVCKLQHGWLYYKWEVKCAPSLSGNTCIEYKASPMSPSLKRLYVSRHAHPLPKALLLEMGVFVDKSSSQGNQSLTAESDMFDVV; this is encoded by the exons atgtttctgttgaaTATCGTCATCTGTGCCAGCTTCGTTCTGTCCCTCCCTCAGTGCACGCATCAGTCATGCACCGTTGGGAAACCCAGGGAGTGCGAAAAGGCTGAGTTCATGCCGGGTACCAATTTGGCCGGGGAAGGCTTCGACATCACCAAACTGCAGCGTAAGGGGGCCTTTGTGATCGACATGAATCCGTGGAAACGCAAAGACAAAACGTGCAGGCTGTGTAGCAACCCCTACCTTGAGAACAAACGGCAAAAGCTCCCCTTGTCTGTGGTGGACTGGAGGGCAACGCACACCTGCAGCAGTAAAGTGGCCAGTAAACTCCACGACTCCAGTGAGTCTCTGGTCCGTTCTAGCTCTGCTTCTATTGAAAACAACTGGCAAACCAATCTAGACGTTGATTTGGGCAAAATAAGCGGCTCACTGATGTTGGCCGGTGCCCATTCTAAACTGGCTGAGTATTCCATGGAAAAGACCAAGCACGACAAGTTCAGCTTCACAAGTCAAGGCATATCCTGTGACTATTACAG CTACAGAGTGAGCGGCACTCCCAAACTGCACAAAGAGTTTAAAATAGCAGTGAAACAGCTTCCCAAAGCCTACAGCCCTGAATCCAAGCAACGGTTTTACAGCCTGATTGACAACTTCGGCACACATTACATCACTAAG GTGAAGTTGGGGGGAAGTGTTCAATCTGTGACCAGCATCAGGCAGTGCCAGGTCAGCCTGCAGGGCCTCAGCACAGAAGAGGTGCAGACGTGCCTGGATGTTGAGGCTTCTGCCACCATTTATGTGGTTAAGACTAAAGCTCAAAGTAAATTCTGCAAAAAGGACGCAAACAAGATGGACAGTAAATCATCCTTCTCCAGCCACTTCAGTGACAG GTTCACAGAAATAAAGGGAGGCCATACCACAGAGCCTGATCTTCTGTATTCTGCTGATAAAGATCCATCAGCCTATAAGGAATGGCTAACCACACTGCCACAGAATCCAGACATCGTCTCATATTCCCTGAAGTCACTTCATGAGTTGCTACCTATTAACACACCTCTCCAGAAGAACCTGCGCTCAGCCATCAGCCATTACATCCTGGAGAAAGGCCTGTTGAGGAACTGCAGTGAACGCTGTCAGGCCGGGATCAAGAGCGACTCGAGAGATCCATGTGTCTGCCAGTGCCACAACGATCCTGCTGTAAACCGAGACTGCTGCCCGGTCCGTAAGGGCATGGCACAGGTAATCATAACCGTACAGCGGGCCACTGGTCTTTGGGGTGACCATTCAACTGCCACAGATGGTTACGTGAAGGTGTCCTTCGACGGAAAGTTAGTGCAGCAGTCTCTTGtcattaacaacaacaacaacccacaCTGGGCCATGGTGGTCCCCCTGGGCTCTCAGGATTTGTCCTCACTCCCTAAGGTAAGATTTGAAGTGTGGGACCAGGACAACAAATGGGACGACGACCTGTTGGGAGCATGTGAGGAAGTTCTGTCTGCTGGTGTCAAGGAGGATGTGTGTAAACTGCAGCACGGCTGGCTGTACTACAAATGGGAGGTGAAATGTGCCCCGAGCCTGAGTGGAAATACATGCATTGAGTATAAGGCTTCACCAATGAGTCCAAGCCTGAAGAGGCTGTATGTGTCCCGTCATGCCCACCCCCTTCCAAAGGCCCTCCTTTTAGAGATGGGTGTGTTTGTGGACAAATCGAGTTCCCAGGGGAACCAGAGTCTTACAGCTGAGAGTGACATGTTTGACGTGGTGTAA